CCGTCGATGGCGCTGCGTCGGCCCTTCGTCACCTGGGCCACGTGCGGCGTGACGCCCCGCCGGCGGAGGTCGGCCACGCAGTCGCGGGTGTCGTAGCCTTTGTCAGCGCCGAGGGTCCTCGGGTTGAAGTGACGCTCGCGCGCTGATCGAGCAGGGGCCGGCACCATGTCCCGCTCGGCGGTCCCGGTCGCGTGCGTGACCTGGAAGTCGACCAGCAGCCCGTGGTGGTTCTCCATCAGGGCATGCCCCATGAACACCAGCCTGGCCTCCTTGCCCCTTGCCCTTGCGCATCAGCCGCGCATTGGGATCGGTGGTGCTCCGGTGGGTGGCGTTCGAGCGCTTCTCGCCATGAAAGTTGACCGAGGGATTGCCCCGATCGCTGTCGGTGGTGGGCGGGTCGGCGTCCTTGCGCTTGAAGCTCTTCAGGCTAGCCGCGGCCTCGATGAGCGTCCCGTCGACGGTGAAGTGCTCGTCCGAGAGCAGCCCCCGCTCGTGGGCCCGACCGACCAGCTCGTCGAATAACTCCTGTCCCACCTTGTGCGCCAGCAGGCGGGCGCGGTTCTTGGTGAAGACGGTCGGGTAGAAGCTCGGCCCCAGGAGGTCCAGGTCGAGGAACCAGCGGAACATCAGGTTGTACTCCAGCTCCTCGCAGAAGGCCCGCTCGCCCCGCACCGAGTACAGCGCAATCAGGAGCGAGGCCTTCAGCATCCGCTTGGGCGGGATCGAGGGTCGGCCGCCCTCGGCTTACATCTTGTCAAACAGCGGCGAGAGTTCCGCGAGCGCCTCATCCGCCAGACGCTTGACCGTCCGCAGCGGGTGGGCGGTCGGGACGCGCTCCTCCAGGTCGATGAACGCCAGAATCGTGATCTGCGGGTCGGGCCGCCCTCGCATCCTGCTGTCCTCCCTCCGGGATGGCTCGATGGTACCTGCCCGAGGAGGCCGGCCGGTAGGGAGATCGGCGGCTGTTTCGGCGCGGCGGGACCGTACCTTGGCTGGCTACCGGCGCACTCCTTCGACCACGCTGACGAGCGATGGCGTCGGGGTGACCGCCGTCAGCTCGAAGCCGGTGCCGGCCAGGAGCGTCCGGTAGTCGGCCTCAGTGCGCTCGCGGCCGCCCAGGTCCACGAGCATGAGCAGGTCGAAGAGCTTGCCGAGGGAAGGATCGTTGCCCGGCGGGAGGACCAGCTCGATCACGAGCAGGCGGCCGTGTTCCGGCATCGCCCGGTGGCAGTTCCGGAGGATCGCCCCGGCGCTCTCGTCGTCCCAATCGTGGATTACCCGCTTCAGAATGTAGGCGTCCCCGCCCGCGGGGACAGACACGAAGAAGTCCCCCGCGACCACCTCGCAGCGCCCTCCCAGCCCGGCTGCCTCCAGCTGGTGCCGCGCCCCGGCGACGGCCTGTGGCCGGTCGAAAAGGACCCCGCGCAGCCCCGGGTTCGCGCGCAGAATGGCCGCCAGGAGCGAGCCGTGGCCGCCGCCCACGTCGATGATCGTCCCGAGGCCGGAGAAGTCGCAGGCGGCGATCGCGTCGTTCTCCTGGGCGCTGCGGCTCGTCATCGCGGCGTCGAAGACGGCGGCCGCCGCCGGGTCGCGCGCCAGGAAGGTGAAGAAGTCCGCCCCGTGGACCCGCTCGAAGGCGGGCCGGCCGGTCTGGACGCTGTGGAGCAGGTGGTCCGAGGGCCGCGAGTACCACTCCTCGCCCACCAACAGGATGTAGTCGCGGATGGAGTCGGGGGCGTCGCTCCGCAGCGGTTCCGCCTGCGGCGTGAGGCCGAAGCGTCCGTCCTCGCCCTCGGCGAAGATCCCGACGCTGGCCAGCGTGCGCAGGACGCGGTACAGGGACGGGGCGTGCACCCCGGCAGCCGCCGCCAATGTCTCGGTATCCAGCGGGCCATCCTTGAGGAGGTCCGCGATACCGAGCCGGGCGACGACACAGATCGCCCGGGAGATCCAGAAACCGAGCGCCTGCTGGAGCAGCGCGAGCGCTGGGGGTGTGCCGT
The bacterium genome window above contains:
- a CDS encoding methyltransferase, yielding MSADGTPPALALLQQALGFWISRAICVVARLGIADLLKDGPLDTETLAAAAGVHAPSLYRVLRTLASVGIFAEGEDGRFGLTPQAEPLRSDAPDSIRDYILLVGEEWYSRPSDHLLHSVQTGRPAFERVHGADFFTFLARDPAAAAVFDAAMTSRSAQENDAIAACDFSGLGTIIDVGGGHGSLLAAILRANPGLRGVLFDRPQAVAGARHQLEAAGLGGRCEVVAGDFFVSVPAGGDAYILKRVIHDWDDESAGAILRNCHRAMPEHGRLLVIELVLPPGNDPSLGKLFDLLMLVDLGGRERTEADYRTLLAGTGFELTAVTPTPSLVSVVEGVRR